DNA sequence from the Streptomyces cinnabarinus genome:
CGCGGCCTGCGCGGGGCTCAACTCGGGCAGCTGCCCGGACACCAGATGCATGAGCTGGGGCAGCAGCGCGCTCGCCCAGCCCTCGGGCAGCCCGGGGCGCAGCAATCCCTCTTCGGTCGCGCGTTCGAGGAAGACGTCGACCTCGTGGGCGGATGCGTCCCGGCGTCGGCGGACGGTGTCGTCGGCGAGCATGCGGGCGAGGTCGACGGGCCACCTGCGGTTGACCGCGATGATGTTCTCGACGTAGCGGTGCAGGGCGACGGCGACGGGGGCCTCGCGCAGCCGTGCGTCCTCGATGGCCTCTTCGATGGCCGTCAGACGGGACTCGTAGATGGCGGCGAGAAGTTCTTCGCGCGAGGCGAAGCGTCGGTAGACGGTGCGCCGGTCCACCCCTGACTCGGCGGCGATGCTCGCGATGCTCGCGCCCGGATCGGTGGCGAGCATGCGGGCTCCGGTGGTCAGGACGGCTTCCAGATTTCGTACGGCGTCGGCTCTCACGGCAGGCAGTCTAGCCCGGCATGTGACCTCTGAGGCACCTACCACCTCATGGATGTAGAGATCTGCCAGCTAAGTGCTACATTGAAGTGACAGTTAACTCTGGTAGTGCCAAGCGAAAGGCAAGTTCCGATGCCGAAGTCACAGTCCCCCTCACCCCGGGAGGGCGGTGTCGCCGCGGCGATGAGCGCGCTGATCCTCGCGGTCCTGCTCGCGGCCCTGGATCAGACCATCGTGTCGACCGCGCTGCCCCGCATAGCGCGGGACCTGAACGGGTTCGACGACATCGCCTGGGTCAGCGCCGCCTACCTGCTCGCCTCCACGGCGGTGACACCGCTGTGGGGCAAGCTCGGCGACATGTTCGGCCGCAAGCGGCTCTACCTGGCCGCGACCACGATCTTCCTGGTCGCCTCGGTCGCCTGCGGCCTCGCACAGAACCTTCCCGAGCTGATCGGCGCCCGGGTGCTGCAGGGCGTGGGCGGCGGCGGCATGATCGTGCTGACCTTCGCCCTGGTCGGCGACATCGTCGCGCCGAGCGAACGCGGCCGCTACCAGGGCATGTTCGGTTCGGTGTACGGCGTGGCCAGCATCGTCGGACCGCTGCTGGGCGGCGTCTTCACCGACCAGCTGTCCTGGCGGTGGGCCTTCCTGATCAACCTGCCCGTCGGGTTCGTCGCCCTGGCCATTGCAGCGCGGGCGCTGCCCAGCGCCACCCGGGGTGCCAAGGCGCCCATCGACTACCTCGGCGCGACCCTGTTGGCCGCCATCGCCACCGGACTGGTCCTGATCACGTTCTTCGGCGAGCGCTGGGGCTGGGGCTCGCCGTCCATCGTCGGCCTGATCGCCGCCACCGTCGCCCTGGCCGTGCTGCTGGTGCCCGCCGAGCGCCGCGCCGCCGCCCCGGTCCTGCCGCCGGCCATGCTCGCCTCCCGGACGGTGGTCTTCTCCTCGCTGATCGGGTTCTTCGCGAACGCCGCCATGTTCGCGGTCCTGGTGTACCTGCCGACGTATCTCCAGATCGTGCAGGGGGTCTCGGCCACTCTCTCCGGCATCCACATGCTGCCCCTCGTCGCCGGTCTGGTCATCAGCCAGTCCCTGGCCGGACGCTGGTCCGCACACGCCGACCGGCTGCGCCCGATCCTGCTCGCGGGCCTGGCCGCCAACCTCGCCGGGCTGCTCCTGCTGGGCACCATCGGGGCCGCCACCGGCACCCTGGTGCTCAGCGGCTACTTCCTGATCACCGGCATCGGCATCGGCATGGTGCCCATGGTCGTGCTGACCACGGTTCAGAACAGCGTCCCCGCCGCCGACCTCGGCGCCGCCAGCGCCGTCGTCACCTTCGCCCGCTCCATCGGCGCCGCCTTCGGGGTCGCCGTGTTCGGGACCCTCCTCAACACCGGCTTCGCCGACGGCACCGACGACCTGCCGACCGGCGGGGGCTTCGACGCGGCCCGCCCCGACACCATCGGCCACCTGCCCGCCGCCCTGCGCGACACCGCGCTCGACGCCTTCGCCCACGCCACGGCCACCGGCTACCTCTGGATCGCCCCGACCCTGGCCGTCGGCGTCGTCCTCGCCCTCTTCCTCAGGCCGTCCCGCAGGACCGGGAACACCACCGGCGCCCCTGCCCCCGTCCGCGCGGCCGAGGACACCGTCACCGCGGCCTGAGACGCCGCCGAGGTCTCGGAGGACTACGCCGGGGCGTTCTCCCAGAGCCTCTTCAG
Encoded proteins:
- a CDS encoding TetR/AcrR family transcriptional regulator, whose product is MLATDPGASIASIAAESGVDRRTVYRRFASREELLAAIYESRLTAIEEAIEDARLREAPVAVALHRYVENIIAVNRRWPVDLARMLADDTVRRRRDASAHEVDVFLERATEEGLLRPGLPEGWASALLPQLMHLVSGQLPELSPAQAADVVVDTLLNGLGAA
- a CDS encoding MDR family MFS transporter encodes the protein MPKSQSPSPREGGVAAAMSALILAVLLAALDQTIVSTALPRIARDLNGFDDIAWVSAAYLLASTAVTPLWGKLGDMFGRKRLYLAATTIFLVASVACGLAQNLPELIGARVLQGVGGGGMIVLTFALVGDIVAPSERGRYQGMFGSVYGVASIVGPLLGGVFTDQLSWRWAFLINLPVGFVALAIAARALPSATRGAKAPIDYLGATLLAAIATGLVLITFFGERWGWGSPSIVGLIAATVALAVLLVPAERRAAAPVLPPAMLASRTVVFSSLIGFFANAAMFAVLVYLPTYLQIVQGVSATLSGIHMLPLVAGLVISQSLAGRWSAHADRLRPILLAGLAANLAGLLLLGTIGAATGTLVLSGYFLITGIGIGMVPMVVLTTVQNSVPAADLGAASAVVTFARSIGAAFGVAVFGTLLNTGFADGTDDLPTGGGFDAARPDTIGHLPAALRDTALDAFAHATATGYLWIAPTLAVGVVLALFLRPSRRTGNTTGAPAPVRAAEDTVTAA